TGAAGAAGATGGGAAATGGGAATATGGCAGCTGCCGCACCACAGAATTCGGCGTGTGGTTGCTGGTGAGTGTTGAGCTATGGTTCCCATGGGTTTAATCCACTCTGTGTGCCTGTTTATTTGGCCGTGGTGCATTCCTGTGTGACAGCCACCGGTGCATGACCATCAACACCAGGCTTAATGTCTCAATTTCACACTAACTTTAGAGCAATGTTTTATTCCACCCAGCAGCGGTTTTCATTTAGCTGCCTTTTTTGGTTCTCCACCCACTGCATAACTCCCTTAAAACTTATtacaacaatgttttttttaactgctttgATTTCTTCATTTGAACAGTTCAGTCTTGTCCCGGGGTCTGTTCCGCTCTGAGATGAAGATTTAAAAGCTGGACACTCCCATGTAACATGTGTAATTCTCTTTCTTTGTTCATTTTGAATGAAGACTTATGAAAGCCCATTCCcaccagaaaaataaaaacaggtgaagAATTAGGGATGGTAAGAATAGAAATTCTCATGTGACAAAATTAAAGTATCCATGTCAAAATTATTACTTAGTATGTCATATTGATGATTTAGTCAAATTTATGACTTCATTTTGACTGTATATTGTGttataattgattattttgacCTACTAGGCAGTAGTTATGAGATATTATAATTTCTATCTATTGGGTAGTAATTACGAGttactattttatatttagacctaataattcataattagcATGAAAGTGTGAGTATTAAACAGGACCTTGTTAAATTAATACCACCCATGCTCAGAAAACCTGGCCTGGATGaatacagtaaaagtaaaaaaaagtgtatttcatAATTTCAATATTCTTTACTTTTCAAGTATAACGTCATAATTCTTAGATATAAAGTCTTTATTTTGACTTAAATCAAAACCATGACAGACTAAGATTGATTTAAGTTTTAATTCTGCCTGACAATCATATAGatactattttattttttgctttctaAACTTCAtaagtgtatttattttggGGGTGGAAATGGGCCTCAGTGAGATttgatgctgcagctgaaggCATGGGTGAAAATGTAGACATCTCTGCATCTCCATGTGACATTTTGTTGGCCACAGCACTCTCTGAACTGCAGAGTCCTTTTCAAACAGGCAGAGGCTTGACAAGAAGCAGGACTGCTGCCCTCTGGGAAGGGAAGAATCGCGTGTGAAGGACAGGAGGGCAGTTTAAAAGCACAGTGAGATGTAACTCAGCTCTATTACACCCTCAACCACAGTGCCATTAAAATGAACATCAAGTTGTACAATGCACCCTGTGAATGTCACGGTTTCTGTTCATTTGCACGTGTGTGGTCGGAGAGTTTCAAGCATGATGTTATTTGCTAGGTATGAAAGTTACTTCTGTGTATTTGGTGGACAGCTAGAGGGAAGACTGTGCTGTCAGAAAAAAGTAGAGCAGAATTTAAGTGGTGTTGTAATGAGAGAGTCACAAGGAGGGTATAATGCATTCAGAGGTTCACATTTCCCCCCTTGGCTGTTAATAACAACATTGTGTTgtctttgacacattttatgagacaaaaactaaaaacttaaaggtgcagtgtgtggaatttagtggcatctggtgGTGCCAAACAAAGTACTACTCACTCACAGTCAAACTGTTCAACAGGAACTTCAATGccccatttacatttttaaaaaatgttttgatacgTCTTGCCAAGGTCAATGCAACTCAGATCTCAAAGGTTGTtgcaaaatgttgtaaaaacatACTGTTTAAACGGGTCGACGGAAAACGGTTGCAAAGAGGTTTTATGTCAAAAATGCTACTGTTTTTACctattttattcactttcagACATTTTCAACACAAGCTGTTGTAGCTAGACAAACAGTGTATTCCACATTAACactttattaataatattacatGTATCAACATTAAAAGTGCCTTTTTTTTGGCAAGTTAGTATGCAAGAAATAACGTCAATCAAGCTGCAACTTTGCATCACTTCTGCCAATTTTAGATTAGAAAACTcacacaatcattttttttcaaatgtgaaatacACTACAGATGCAATTCACAATCAGAAACACTGTACAGTATGGGGGTAGAGCACGGGTTGTCTCACAAAGAAACATGAGGCAGGCCGTGTTGTAAGtgtaaacaataacaataatacataTACTGTTCGAAAAGTGTGTTTCATAATCACAGATGGATCAAGATGAAGCATATAGCGTTCCTTGTACAGTTTAAGGCAGGTGTAgaataaagcagaaaatgtaGGCTACTAGTTTTGTTGCTATGCTTTTGAGTTGTTTTAATTATAAACAATTGCAGGCAAACCTCCTCCCTGTTGGCGCTGTTAAAGCCAGCCCAAactgcagagcagagaaataaaacctGCTGTAAAACCAGGGGAAATTTGGCAGAGATAGATTTGCCAAACCCCTCAGCTGGCCTCACAGGGCTTTAGCCGTGAGACCTGAATGTGGAGTAttgttgttttactgttgaCTAATTACTCTGGTtcctgtgggtgtgtgtgtctttgtgtgtcagGATGTGTACACGGGGAAGTGTGGTCActgtaactgtgtgtatgtgttgtatgtttttatatgtgtgtatgaatgtgtgtgttgattgAATTCATCTCTCAATGTTGGCTTCAAAGATCCATTACTTGCACACACGTCCTTCACAGTATTGCTGCCTTTCTCTACATGTTACAACGTCTTTCTAATCTGCTATGTCGTCTATTAAAGTCTTTTTACCAGCGCTGTCTTCATCATATTCTTGTACCGCACAGAAGTCATAGACAGATGGTTGGGGTGGATGGTACAAAGAATAGGGCCTTCTGTGTCCTGCCTGTGTGTGGTTAGGTGTAGGCTACAGAAACCCtttggttaggattagggaaaGATCGCAGTTTAGATTATATATTCAAAAATGCCAAACCTTAGCTAAGTGCTTTGAGTttcctaaataaaaaaatcatgctttagttgccaTAAGTGGATACTGTAGGCAAAACAACGTTTTCCGTATACCTTCATTATATTGCTGTAATTCAGCTAGCATTACGTTTGTCTCTAAAAATAATTTCctgttgcaaattagtagtatataaatatCATTTATGAGGAGACAAGTttgctgtttactgtttaaCTCCACCTATATTAGCCATATTGAACAGCCACACCATCCAGTGGTTGTATGTTTGTAGGTGTAATAAACATTGCAGCCTCTAGGGGGCTATAGACTTTTATTCCTAGAAGTACAACTACATTGTGAGAACTGTGTGTATAATTATCTAACATGTcaaatctaaaatgttttacaacTCAAATAGAGGAAAAAGTTGGAAACTAGAACACAATGCTGCATCCAAGGTGTGTGTTTCTCAAAATTTagggaggaagaggaatcaGAGGAAAAGCTGGGAAACAGGAATGGCTGCAGAGGTATAGATAACTGATTATTGTTGGTGTTCTGGACAGTTCCCACACTAATGTAATTGAAGCTTAGATCTGCTAGTGGGTTTGTTACATGCAAAGTTGACTGTACACAGCTGAAACACTGGTGCTCCCACTGACCATGAAGTATGAAGTGGTGTAGTTGATTGTCAGTTGTGTTTACATTGATGGTTTCCTAGCCTACAGAGGAAACAACCAGTGAGTCACACGTATATCCTTACGAGCTTGAGGTGTTATGTAAAGTATTCAGGTGTGAACATTGTAACCTAGTAGCTGTGGgagaaaagtaaagtaagtGCAGGCAAAGATGAGCCTAATCATAACAGAAGGTAACTGCATATTTGTGAAGTTATTTCTCTCATTAAGAAATCAAACtttgaaagagaaacagatgatTACTGAGTCATTTCCGTACTACAAAGACATGATGAGATTTCCAGCATTGTTTAGATTCACATTGTGCAAATTCCAGTCCAGATCGTGAAGATTCctaacaaaaacatattttcatgctGCTCGTAGGAAAACAGATATACTGAGTAAGACTGTCAATCCCATCTGTTTCATTACAACTTTTAGTTGTTTCTGCTAACCGTGGAGATGAAAGACCCTGCCGAAAAAGGGGCCAATTTGTATTCCAGTCTACTTTTCCCACTGCAGTTGGTTACATTGcagtgagaacatttttataaatagtTGCTAGACAAACATTATGTAAATTCCAGCCCAGATGATGAAGATTCctaacaaaaacatattttcatgctGAATCAGAAACATGTACAAAACTGAACATCTAGGATTTTTCCTTTGATGTATTACTAGATTTAAGACTGcagtaacaaaagaaaaaaaccaagGTTATTACTTCAGGTTCCACAAAGGGTGACATCAGGGGGCATTACCTCTCCCAGATACACACTGTGTTTGTATCTGGCAGGGTAATGCACTATTCACACCatcacatacaaaaacatacatttttttccccacacaaAACAGCACTTTTAAGTTCAGCAAGACATTTGTCTAACAGTCTGTGTAGTGTTTGAAGCTATTAATGTTGCTTGTAGGAAAACAGACATAGTAAAATTGCTAATCCCATCTGTTTCATTAACCTGATTCCAGCCAGTGTTGCAACTTTTAGTTGTTTCTGCTAACTGTTTAGTTGTTTCTGCTAACAATTTGTATTCCGGTCTACTTTTCCACTGCAGTTGGTTACAttgcaatgaaaacatttttatgaatagATGCCTGTTATTCTCTGTCATCAGTGGTGAGGCAGATTTatctaaaacaaataaatactgcCATCTGTAGGTgaaaagacagagacacacGAAGCATGGATCTTACATTGTTGTAGTGTAAGTGGGCACTCAGTGGGATAGATGAATATGAAGAGATTGTATAATattaacagtgaaagtgaagTGTATGATCACAATCCAAGATTTTCTGAGAGTGACTGTAGTCAGTATTATGCATTCTTCAACTTGGATAATTTGCTGTTAATCACGAATTGATAACCTGCCTTATATATCTAAAATCGATTATGTTGTATGTTATACAAGTATTTGATAATGAATGAGGATAAGAAAGTTTCTCACAAGATTATGCTAactttatttagatttttttttcaacacaagAAAACTACAACAAAATGTCTTCAGATCTATTTTGATTATACagatttttgtattattttagaATGGTATTCAGATTTCTATAATCTTGATAGATTCATAGCACCCTGTTTGAAAAAGAGAACATATATTTTCAGTGTCTCTGGAATTATTTGAACATCGCAGAAGGGGTTGAAATTAAAATTGgttgttttgaaaaatgtaattcattattttcctctatcatgtttttaaaactgcaatgtgttgttattattattgataactTTGTGCAATGCATGTACATCATACTGTGCCATAATTACTGAAAATACATGAGGtagtaaagaaaaatacaaaaataagagcattgtttaataataaaacagtgttCAGAGACATTGGTTCATAATATATGCTGAAGAAAAAATGTCCGCTAAAGTCAgtttttaatgggatttgttcaAACTATACACTGTATATAGATCTTTATAAACAGTCTATGGTTCAAACCATTAAGTTTTTGTGACTATTTCCCATAGAAATATTGCCTGTTCTTGTCAATTAAAATGagcttaattaaaaaaaggaagaaaaaaaaaaaaaaaaagaaaaacagtcagGCAGTGACTAGACACCAGCTGACGTATATTGTATGAGACAACACTAGCTAAAGGCCCTACCTCTGACGTATTTTTGAGCCGCTGGGTTGCGGTGATTTGTGATATCTCCATTTCTCAGGTCAGGTCGGAGGGTTTTTGGAGGACAGTTCAGCATGGCCCTGAGGGGGATCCGGCTGATCATCCCGACGGGAACAAGTGCTCTCAAAGCTGTGAATGCTGTACAGAAGGTACGCAGAGAACACGCAGGAACACGGGCCTTTATTTCTCCTTCAACTTCACAAGGGcaagctaactagctaactagCCAGCTAGCATCACAGTTGGTCCGGTTTGTTTGTAAAGTTGTTTATAATGTTATTGGCAGTCGAGAAGACAGCTAAGTAAACGTTTAATTATGTTATTGACGCATACATAATGCTCCTAGTCAAGATATGTTGTATATGCAGGTTCCAACCAATATCAGTCAGCTTAGATGTCGTCAGCTCCATTTGTCACCTGAACGGTTCTCTGTGACTCCCAGTGCAAAGTGTGTCAAAgcctgtttttttaattgttgttcAAACGGTGTGTTGCATGTCAGCATGTGATCTCATACGCAAGTGTAGGTTTGATTTGGAAAGTGGTGGGGACATAAATTTGGCAGGGGATCTGGGGGTCCTGCCCCAATATTTAAACGGGATTTCCTGTAATTCTACTCAATATAGGCCTATACACCCTCAAGTTCATGTGTATAACCTAAATACATGTCTTCGCCTTTTACTGATATAATACAAtacacataataaataaataaataaatgaatgtaaacaaaaaatcGCAATACTCTTTTATGATGTACATATATATGGTACACTATAAGTGTATATAGTAGcaaatgtcattttctgatAGATGTAAAGTGATCTAGCTCAGCCTTTTACTACATACGTAGCTACTTACATTTACCAAGAAGTAAAACcttatttctctcattttcctgACGCCCATAATGATAATCCAGACTGCTCAATTATGAGTAAATATTGCAGGAGGTTCAATCggaaaataattaattgtaatgttaattacagtaattctGTAGCCTTGAAACTGGGGAAGACAGAATAGCAAACTAGCAATCCTGGAAGAATTAATCATGCTGCTCTTGTTTGGCCAACCAGTATGATTCTCATGAGGTGAACAAGAACATTTAATGTTAGCCAAGTGAAATGTAATGGCACAAACTCACCCTACAGCACACCCTGTCACAGCATTTAGTTTGCTAGCTAACTACGTTATCTGTTAATGTTAGCAAAGTATACTAGCTACTAGTATAACGTTCAGATGTCTTAActatttttgtttgtacagTGCTAACTTTAGCAAGACTACTACAATTCCTGGTCTGTAGTGAGTTAGCCAGCCCGGGGCCAGCTGTGGCTTTCATATCACCGAATAATCTATGTATTGAATTTGATATTGGTAACATACATAACAATTCTTCCTCTGATTGACTGGTACTCATTGCCTTtattggttaggtttaggcatgaggagtgagatggttaggaTAAGTAGCTTATATCAGGCTACTTATCTGTTAATATTATCTACACTAACCATTTATGTAAGTTAAATCGTGCTCAGCAAGAAGCATTCACCTCTCGTAATGTTTGTTATAATGTGGGAAACAAAATGTAGCCTATAAGTTGGCAGTGCATCTATAGTCTGTTTTTGGATGTTATACAATTATTCTCAATCCGATACTGGCCCATATTCAACCAGTTAacctgttttgttattttgtacaCAAAGTATGTTCAGTTTGTGGCTAAATATTGTGTAAACTGTTTGGTCACACAGTTTGACCAGCCTGCCATCAGTGAGGGTACTGCaacaacattcagtgtttcctctagcTACTCTTGACAAGCTAACATTTAGCCTAAAACTATTAATTTCAGTAAAATCAGTGAAGAAATGTGAATTTACATAATATAAGACAAAAAGGACCGGAGGAACATAGTACCTACTGTGTAGAACATTCAATTTAAGAGAATTTAAGGCTTTTAGGAGGACGCCTATGTGTTCTGTTagtgttttcaacagctgccatTATTACGAGAACTCCGACGCGTTTGGCTGAGATTCGCCAGTTAACAGTGTCACTTGTTAAACTGAAACAACGTTTAAATCCAGTATTTTTACAGAATGTGACTGAATCACGGAGCAACGCACGTACAACAAAGCTGTCGTCATCACAGACAAATGTACATTCAGCTGTCAGTTTATTAGGCACACCTAACTACTGGTtaaacaaaatatcagaaacatcACTAAAAGAGCTTCAACAAAAATTGAACATTGTTGCAGTGCTGTTGCATTAGACTGCTTTCGTTTTAGTTAATTGTAACTAATAAACTGCCAGATGATATACTGCAAATACAGGTTTGCTGTTTGTCACAACAGCTCAGTTTTGACAGAAAGAATGATAAAACAACAAAGGCCATTACGCTGTGTATCCCTTAGTCACGTCTGTGTTAACACCTGTTTATTCTTAAAGTATGCTCTTTTTGTCATCCAGGCAGGTGTTCACACAAGCTCAGTGAGAAGCCTACGGTATGGCTGGTGGGCCTACGCGCTGGGCGAGAGGACGACGCCACGGTTTAACCATTACAGCAAAATCATCTCTGTGGATGGCAACCTGGCCTCAGGGAAAGGAGCGCTGGCCCAGAATCTGGCTGACAAGCTGGGTAACTATCTGACTGCAAGCAACCTTCATTAGAGTTGTCACCAAGATACACTCAACCAACCTGTGATTCCCACTGGTTTATCAACATAAAGTAGATGAATGAAGACATTTAGAGGCTAAAATGACCAGTACCGATATTGTAAAATTCTGGTAACGATTTGTTTTAACATTAACTACAGTTTAGACAAGTCCGATGGCTGATATGCCCATATTGATTTGTCTGCAGTACtctaatctaaaaaaaaaaagagccaaacAATCAATGGTCACACTCTACTAACTGTATTGAAGACATActctgacatttttggaaatatgctcGGTTGTTATTTCACTTGGAGTAATAACTTCTGTTTCTGTATCTGCAGGGATGCACTACATGCCTGAGCCCGATACTTTCTACTTGGACAAGATGACAGCAGAGAAGGAACCCCTCTCTGTTGACTTCAATGGGATGTGCAGCCTGGAGAAGTTCTACACAAACCCCAAAGCTGCTGATGGAAACAGCTACAGGCTGCAGCTGTGGATGTACACCATGAGGCTGCTCCAGTACGCTGACGCCATCGAACACCTGCTCACCACAGGTATTGCACGCTCTGAGGGAACGCACAGAGGTTCACTGTAGTTTCCTTTTCTCAGCTAACAAAGGGCAACCACAGCGTGAGATCAGGATAAGTCCAAACTAATGCAGACACGTTTGAAAAACGCCACTTACATTAATGACACCCTAACCTCCCATGTTTTCTGTCACTCATCTTCATCCTGATCTTCTGTGTTTAAGGCCAAGGAGTGATCCTGGAGCGATCCCCCTTCAGTGACATGGTCTTTCTGGAGGCCATGATGAAACAAGGCTACATCAGGAAGGAgtgtgagtataaatatgtcATTAACATCAAAGATGGCGCCAAAAGGTATTAAATTAACCGCCCACTTAAAAATAGTACATATGAAGCACAACCATGAAAGCAATCGTCTTGATaagtttttctctctcctgtgaCTTGCAGGTGTGCAGCACTACAATGAGATCAAAGACATCAGTATCTGTGAGTTCCTGCCCCCACACCTTGTCATTTATGTGGACCTGCCAGCTGAGGAGGTGCAGAAGAGGCTGAAACAGAGCGGCAAGGT
This genomic interval from Thunnus thynnus chromosome 11, fThuThy2.1, whole genome shotgun sequence contains the following:
- the ndufa10 gene encoding NADH dehydrogenase [ubiquinone] 1 alpha subcomplex subunit 10, mitochondrial; the encoded protein is MALRGIRLIIPTGTSALKAVNAVQKAGVHTSSVRSLRYGWWAYALGERTTPRFNHYSKIISVDGNLASGKGALAQNLADKLGMHYMPEPDTFYLDKMTAEKEPLSVDFNGMCSLEKFYTNPKAADGNSYRLQLWMYTMRLLQYADAIEHLLTTGQGVILERSPFSDMVFLEAMMKQGYIRKECVQHYNEIKDISICEFLPPHLVIYVDLPAEEVQKRLKQSGKSYLQNVPLMYLKSIEDCYKKSFLPKISETSELLAYDSTQAQDVERVAEDIEYLKFEKGPWLEQDDVTYHHMRMLVEDKQRVASLTHIPRFLPEITIGAHDYDEKFYAYKSLPGKKYAAGYNADVGDKYIWLK